One Ricinus communis isolate WT05 ecotype wild-type chromosome 1, ASM1957865v1, whole genome shotgun sequence DNA window includes the following coding sequences:
- the LOC125370908 gene encoding BURP domain-containing protein 9-like, producing the protein MGTMAFHLLPIFALFCVMISGSKASLPAEDYWHSKLPNTPIPQELLKLLQPADLGGNTTFWDMGFNDGQNSPKGMDEKRKNSEKDFMEGSEDKRSKYGRRYDEAFVEGTDDKRQKYGKRYDEAFVEGVDDKRAKYGKRYDEAFVEGVDDKRAKYGKRYDEAFVKGVDDKRAKYGKRYDEAFVEGVDDKRAKYGKRYDEAFTENVDDKREKYGKRYDEAFTENVDDRREKYGKRYDEAFTESVDDRREKYGKRYDEAFTESVDDKRQKYGKRYDEAFVEGTDDKRQKYGKRYDEAFVEGTDDKRQKYGKRYDEAFVESVDDKRQKYGKRYETKFNKHALPNSTVFFLQKDLHVGQKMKLHITKSTNEAKFLPRKVAESIPFSSKKIAEMLERFSVKPESLQAKIIKKTVDDCESVGIKGEDRFCPTSLESLIDFTVSHIGNKAQVLYNEVDKPTRMQEYTIMGVKMVGENQVVCHKQKYPYALYYCHSISATKVYTAPLVGADGTKAKAVVVCHSDTSNWNPGHLAFLMLKIKPGEGTVCHFIRSDTLVWSSN; encoded by the exons ATGGGCACTATGGCGTTTCATCTCCTTCCCatctttgctttattttgt GTGATGATATCAGGAAGTAAAGCTTCTCTACCTGCAGAAGATTACTGGCATTCTAAGTTACCCAACACTCCAATACCTCAAGAACTCCTAAAACTCTTGCAGCCTGCAG atttgGGAGGCAATACTACTTTCTGGGACATGGGCTTTAACGATGGTCAGAATTCTCCTAAAGGCATGgatgaaaaaaggaaaaactctGAGAAAGATTTTATGGAGGGTTCGgaagataaaagaagcaaATATGGAAGGCGGTATGATGAGGCCTTTGTGGAAGGTACGGATGATAAGAGGCAAAAATATGGCAAACGTTATGATGAGGCCTTTGTGGAAGGTGTGGATGATAAGAGAGCAAAATACGGAAAGCGCTATGATGAAGCTTTTGTGGAAGGTGTGGATGACAAGAGAGCAAAATACGGAAAGCGCTATGATGAAGCTTTTGTGAAAGGTGTGGATGACAAGAGAGCAAAATACGGAAAGCGCTATGATGAAGCTTTTGTGGAAGGTGTGGATGACAAGAGAGCAAAATATGGAAAGCGCTATGATGAGGCTTTTACGGAAAATGTAGAtgacaaaagagaaaaatacgGAAAACGCTATGATGAAGCTTTTACGGAAAATGTAGATGACAGAAGAGAAAAATACGGAAAGCGCTATGATGAGGCTTTTACGGAAAGTGTAGATGATAGGAGGGAAAAATACGGAAAGCGCTATGATGAGGCATTTACGGAAAGTGTAGATGACAAGAGGCAAAAATACGGAAAACGCTATGATGAGGCATTTGTGGAAGGTACAGATGACAAGAGGCAAAAATACGGAAAGCGTTATGATGAGGCCTTTGTGGAAGGTACAGATGACAAGAGGCAAAAATACGGAAAGCGTTATGATGAGGCCTTTGTGGAGAGTGTAGACGataaaagacaaaaatatGGAAAAAGATATGAGACAAAATTTAACAAGCATGCCCTCCCCAACTCGACAGTATTTTTCTTACAAAAGGATCTTCATGTTGGCCAAAAGATGAAGCTTCATATTACTAAGTCAACAAACGAGGCTAAATTTCTGCCTCGTAAAGTTGCAGAGTCCATACCCTTCTCAAGTAAAAAAATAGCAGAAATGTTAGAGCGATTTTCAGTAAAACCTGAATCACTGCAGGCTAAGATAATCAAGAAAACGGTGGATGATTGTGAGTCCGTAGGGATCAAAGGAGAAGACAGATTTTGTCCCACATCGTTGGAATCCTTAATCGATTTCACTGTTTCACATATTGGTAATAAAGCTCAGGTACTTTACAACGAGGTAGATAAGCCAACAAGAATGCAAGAGTACACCATTATGGGAGTCAAAATGGTGGGAGAAAACCAAGTGGTATGCCACAAACAGAAATACCCATATGCTCTATACTATTGCCATTCCATTAGTGCCACCAAGGTATATACAGCTCCACTGGTAGGTGCTGATGGAACAAAAGCTAAAGCAGTAGTAGTTTGCCACTCAGACACTTCAAATTGGAACCCCGGGCACTTAGCCTTTTTGATGCTCAAAATCAAACCGGGAGAAGGAACTGTTTGCCACTTTATCAGAAGTGACACTCTTGTCTGGTCTTCTAACTAA